In one window of Metasolibacillus fluoroglycofenilyticus DNA:
- a CDS encoding response regulator: MKILVVDDSAFSQKVTIKTLKSIYPEAVYETADDGVECIEKYGTFLPDLVFMDLLMPNMTGQEAIVQLIGKFPDARIIVLSADVQLTVREEAIAAGALAFINKPINADKLVDIKPLIEG, encoded by the coding sequence ATGAAAATACTTGTTGTTGATGATTCTGCATTTTCTCAAAAAGTAACTATAAAAACATTAAAATCAATATATCCAGAGGCTGTTTACGAGACTGCAGATGATGGTGTTGAATGTATAGAAAAATATGGGACTTTTTTACCTGATTTGGTATTTATGGATTTATTAATGCCGAATATGACTGGACAGGAAGCAATTGTACAGCTTATTGGAAAATTCCCAGATGCTAGAATTATTGTACTTTCAGCTGATGTGCAATTAACAGTTCGTGAAGAAGCGATAGCTGCTGGAGCGTTAGCGTTTATTAATAAACCGATAAATGCTGACAAGCTTGTGGACATCAAGCCATTGATAGAAGGGTGA
- a CDS encoding dicarboxylate/amino acid:cation symporter produces MKWLKNLTVQVILAIILGIIVGAIWPEFGASLKILADMFIKLIKMLIAPIIFLTVVIGIGGMGDMKKVGRIGGKALIYFEIVSTIALAIGIAVAYFINAGAGIDTSKAANADISKYTSAAQESDQGIMMFLYNIIPENVIGAIANGQLLPTLFAAILFGVAAAALGEKSRPVITFFEQVSEIFFKIVGIVMRISPVGAFGAMAYTIGAFGISSLKSLGLLMVAVYLTMFLFVVFVLGSIAYYYRFSIFKFIAYLKEEIFLVIGTSSSESALPSMMNKLERLGCSKQVVGLVVPTGYSFNLDGTSIYLSMAALFIAQAYGVDLTWVQVVTLLGILMITSKGAAGVTGSGFITLAATLAAFPMIPVEGIALLIGVDRFMSEARAVTNLIGNGVACVAVSKSENEFEGTEEAEAIVVNSGRLSKANA; encoded by the coding sequence ATGAAATGGCTTAAAAATTTAACGGTACAAGTAATTCTTGCAATTATTTTAGGAATTATTGTTGGGGCAATTTGGCCAGAGTTCGGTGCAAGCTTAAAGATTTTAGCAGACATGTTTATCAAGCTAATTAAAATGTTAATTGCGCCAATTATTTTCTTGACTGTTGTCATTGGTATTGGCGGCATGGGAGATATGAAAAAGGTGGGACGCATTGGCGGAAAGGCATTGATTTACTTCGAAATCGTCTCAACAATTGCCCTTGCAATCGGTATTGCTGTTGCTTACTTTATTAATGCGGGTGCAGGTATCGATACGTCAAAGGCGGCAAATGCAGATATTTCAAAGTATACATCTGCGGCACAGGAATCGGACCAAGGGATTATGATGTTTTTATATAATATAATTCCTGAGAACGTAATTGGCGCAATTGCCAATGGGCAATTACTGCCAACGTTATTTGCGGCAATATTATTCGGGGTTGCGGCTGCAGCACTCGGTGAAAAATCACGTCCTGTTATCACATTTTTTGAGCAGGTGTCAGAAATATTTTTCAAAATTGTTGGCATCGTTATGCGTATTTCTCCAGTCGGTGCGTTCGGTGCGATGGCTTATACAATCGGGGCATTCGGTATTAGCTCATTAAAATCGTTAGGTTTACTAATGGTAGCTGTGTACTTAACGATGTTCTTATTCGTTGTATTTGTTTTAGGGTCAATTGCATACTATTACCGCTTTAGCATATTTAAGTTTATTGCGTATTTAAAAGAAGAGATTTTTTTAGTAATCGGTACATCATCTTCCGAATCAGCACTTCCATCTATGATGAATAAATTAGAGCGTTTAGGCTGTTCGAAGCAAGTAGTTGGATTAGTTGTGCCAACAGGTTACTCTTTCAATTTAGATGGTACATCCATTTACTTATCAATGGCGGCATTATTTATTGCGCAAGCCTACGGTGTTGATTTAACTTGGGTACAAGTGGTTACTTTATTAGGAATTTTAATGATTACATCTAAAGGGGCGGCAGGCGTAACGGGCTCAGGCTTTATTACACTAGCTGCAACATTAGCGGCATTCCCAATGATTCCAGTAGAAGGAATTGCTTTATTAATTGGTGTCGATCGTTTTATGTCAGAGGCGCGTGCTGTAACAAATTTAATTGGAAATGGTGTAGCATGTGTCGCTGTTTCAAAATCTGAAAATGAGTTTGAAGGAACAGAAGAGGCAGAAGCTATCGTAGTGAATAGTGGTCGATTAAGTAAGGCGAACGCATAG
- a CDS encoding DctP family TRAP transporter solute-binding subunit, translating into MKYFITIALALLIILASIIGYRQNIFNIVTLPYDDEQIGLQEQIIIHFSHVVAENTPKGLAAAKFAELVKEKTNGRVLVQVYPNGILYNDETELQALQKNEVQMIAPTFSKMTDLLPRWQVLDLPFVFENEQQIKSLYEKSELKTMLLDELEQKKIKGLDFWHNGFKQIAANEQLIRETGDFTSLRIRIMASDLLRHQFQLLDAVPITTSFGNVYYEIERKGVEAQENTISNIYSKGFHTYEKNITLSNHGILGYAVLMNESFWDSLDGEIQQHIMDALNEMRNWQFDVSVEINNDSLRELESLPEVSIYSLTAEEKTEWKERLAPIYYYYEKEIDVTYYKLLHEHIENN; encoded by the coding sequence ATGAAATATTTTATTACAATAGCACTTGCTCTATTAATTATACTAGCAAGTATTATCGGATATCGACAAAATATATTTAATATTGTAACGCTTCCTTATGATGATGAGCAGATTGGCTTGCAGGAGCAAATAATTATTCATTTTAGCCATGTTGTAGCTGAAAACACACCGAAAGGGCTTGCTGCGGCTAAATTTGCTGAGCTTGTAAAGGAAAAGACAAATGGGCGTGTTTTAGTACAAGTGTATCCCAATGGCATTTTATACAATGATGAAACAGAGCTGCAGGCACTCCAAAAAAACGAGGTGCAAATGATTGCACCAACCTTCTCTAAAATGACAGATTTATTACCTAGATGGCAAGTGCTGGATTTACCATTTGTTTTTGAAAATGAGCAGCAAATTAAGTCTTTGTATGAAAAAAGTGAGTTAAAAACTATGTTGCTAGATGAATTAGAGCAGAAGAAAATTAAAGGTTTAGACTTTTGGCATAATGGCTTTAAGCAAATTGCAGCCAATGAGCAATTAATTCGTGAGACGGGTGACTTTACTAGTTTACGTATACGCATAATGGCAAGTGATTTACTGCGTCATCAATTTCAATTGCTAGATGCTGTACCAATTACGACAAGCTTTGGAAATGTTTATTATGAAATTGAAAGAAAGGGTGTAGAAGCTCAGGAAAATACGATTTCCAACATTTATTCGAAAGGTTTTCATACGTATGAGAAAAATATTACGCTCTCTAATCATGGTATTTTAGGTTATGCTGTATTAATGAATGAATCCTTTTGGGATAGCTTAGACGGGGAAATTCAGCAGCATATTATGGATGCGTTAAACGAGATGCGCAATTGGCAGTTTGATGTGAGTGTCGAAATTAATAATGATAGCTTGCGGGAGCTAGAATCCCTTCCAGAAGTAAGTATCTATTCTTTAACAGCTGAGGAGAAGACAGAGTGGAAGGAGAGGCTCGCTCCTATTTATTATTATTACGAGAAAGAAATAGATGTAACCTATTATAAATTACTGCATGAGCACATAGAAAACAATTGA
- a CDS encoding ATP-binding protein: MRNLTMHQKIVLMTFFIISFSFLIAGIFVISNLLNEQEKDYNQRAMLIARTVSNMPDIVQQLEKGGPDAIKLINHTVEEVRVINMAEYIVVMDMNRIKYSHPASSELGKKSESGDLNPAFSEHYYISKAKGDIGIMIRAFVPILNEHKKQVGVVIVAYAMPTLYKIFSDNATEIIITILLSMLFSMWGASILAGHIKKRMFNLEPEEIAKLYVERQETFNAIQDGIIAVDNEMTITIFNAKAGSILGKYDDPNEYIGKKIYDVLPDTRLPEIVQMGQPIYNQELYINKHSILSNRIPIQVEGKIVGAVAIFKDLTEVRKLAEELTGVKAFVQALRVQTHEHKNKLHTIAGLLQLGNTSQALEYLKVTQENETSMTQFLQERFLHEHISGLLLSKISRGKELDIVVEIDEESSLTRFPPFLDHHDFVVLIGNLIENAFDALQQVERAEKHILLSIAEHDGLLAIMVSDNGIGMSEEVQQRIFENGFSTKKTDNHGIGLHLIAEIIKKGHGSIEVTSTPNIATSFIISFEMEGEQ, encoded by the coding sequence ATGCGCAATTTAACTATGCATCAAAAAATTGTTTTAATGACCTTTTTTATTATTTCCTTCTCCTTTTTAATTGCAGGTATTTTTGTGATTAGCAATTTATTGAATGAGCAAGAAAAGGATTATAATCAGCGTGCGATGCTCATTGCCCGTACAGTTTCAAATATGCCTGATATTGTACAGCAGCTTGAAAAAGGGGGGCCAGATGCAATTAAGCTAATTAATCATACAGTTGAAGAAGTGCGCGTTATTAATATGGCGGAATATATCGTGGTCATGGATATGAATCGTATCAAATACTCCCACCCTGCTTCAAGCGAGCTCGGGAAAAAGAGTGAATCTGGGGACTTAAATCCTGCCTTTAGCGAGCATTACTATATTTCGAAAGCAAAGGGCGACATCGGTATTATGATTCGCGCCTTCGTCCCCATTTTAAATGAGCATAAAAAGCAAGTAGGGGTAGTCATTGTCGCTTATGCAATGCCTACACTATATAAAATTTTCTCGGACAACGCTACGGAAATCATCATTACTATTTTATTGTCGATGTTATTTAGCATGTGGGGCGCGTCTATTTTAGCAGGTCATATTAAAAAGCGTATGTTTAATCTCGAGCCCGAGGAAATTGCTAAATTATATGTTGAGCGCCAAGAAACATTTAATGCCATACAAGATGGTATTATCGCGGTTGATAACGAGATGACGATTACAATATTTAACGCCAAAGCAGGCAGTATTCTAGGTAAATACGACGACCCTAATGAATATATCGGAAAAAAAATATATGATGTATTACCAGATACTCGCCTACCGGAAATCGTCCAAATGGGGCAGCCTATTTATAATCAGGAGCTTTATATTAATAAGCATAGTATTTTAAGCAACCGTATTCCTATCCAAGTGGAGGGGAAAATTGTTGGTGCTGTTGCTATTTTCAAGGATTTAACAGAGGTACGGAAGCTTGCTGAGGAGCTAACAGGTGTTAAAGCATTTGTACAAGCCTTGCGTGTTCAAACACATGAGCATAAAAATAAACTGCATACAATTGCTGGTCTGTTACAGCTCGGTAATACGAGCCAAGCGCTTGAATATTTAAAGGTCACACAGGAAAATGAAACTTCGATGACGCAATTTTTACAGGAACGCTTTTTACACGAGCATATTTCTGGTCTGCTTTTAAGTAAAATTAGCCGTGGTAAAGAACTAGATATCGTTGTCGAAATTGATGAGGAAAGTAGTTTAACACGTTTCCCACCATTTTTAGACCATCATGATTTTGTTGTATTAATTGGAAACTTAATCGAAAATGCCTTCGACGCTTTACAGCAAGTAGAGCGCGCAGAAAAGCATATTTTGCTATCAATTGCTGAGCATGATGGTTTATTAGCTATTATGGTAAGTGACAATGGCATTGGAATGTCAGAAGAGGTGCAGCAGCGCATATTTGAAAATGGTTTTTCTACAAAAAAGACCGATAATCATGGCATCGGGCTGCACCTTATTGCAGAAATTATTAAAAAGGGGCATGGTTCTATTGAGGTGACGAGTACACCTAATATAGCAACAAGCTTTATTATTTCGTTTGAAATGGAAGGTGAACAATAA
- a CDS encoding response regulator, which translates to MDIINVLLIEDDPMVREVNRQFIERVENFQVIGMAANGIEGLEKIRELKPALVFMDIFMPSLDGIETLRQIRQQNIKVDVISVTAANDVPTIQSILHLGVFDYIMKPFTFERMEQTLKNYRQFKRAANSSEGLTQQQLDSFMRNESATVAEPASKLDNLESLPKGLNKATLFKVLQYLKTELEGASADKVASAIGVARVTARRYLDFMEKQQLIQVEIRYGSVGRPTNHYYID; encoded by the coding sequence ATGGATATAATCAATGTTTTACTTATAGAGGATGACCCAATGGTACGAGAGGTAAATCGGCAATTTATCGAGCGAGTCGAGAATTTCCAAGTTATCGGCATGGCTGCAAATGGTATCGAAGGGTTAGAAAAAATAAGGGAACTAAAGCCCGCGCTCGTCTTTATGGATATTTTTATGCCAAGCTTAGATGGCATCGAAACATTGCGACAAATACGACAGCAAAATATTAAAGTCGATGTCATATCCGTCACAGCAGCAAATGATGTGCCGACTATTCAGTCAATATTACATCTCGGTGTGTTCGATTATATTATGAAGCCGTTTACCTTTGAACGCATGGAACAAACATTAAAAAACTACCGCCAATTCAAACGTGCTGCCAACTCCTCTGAAGGGCTGACACAGCAGCAACTAGATTCCTTCATGCGCAATGAGTCAGCTACGGTGGCAGAGCCTGCTAGCAAGCTAGACAATTTAGAAAGTTTACCTAAGGGCTTAAACAAGGCAACATTGTTTAAGGTGTTGCAATATTTAAAAACAGAGCTAGAAGGAGCTTCTGCTGATAAAGTCGCCTCCGCTATTGGCGTTGCTCGCGTAACCGCTAGACGCTATCTCGATTTTATGGAGAAGCAGCAGCTTATCCAAGTCGAAATCCGTTATGGTAGCGTCGGTCGACCGACAAATCATTACTATATTGATTAA
- the rbsK gene encoding ribokinase: MSGDNMGIAVVGSINIDLVYKVPHIVKPGQTIHSTDVAVYFGGKGANQATTISKLGEEVLMIGNVGQDDYGKQAIQNLETAKVNTQYITQNGVTGQALIQVAASSENSIVLYAGANYHLTPEQMTKDIFNDCEMIVMQLEIPLEVIEHVAEIGRSLGKRIILNPAPAQQLSDNLIANIDILIPNENELATLADMDIDSLDAVEKAVEKLKARGAKCVIVTLGEEGCYYCSDDEKGFVHADKVQAVDTTGAGDSFVGAITVALHRKYALREAIEFATKVAAYVVTREGAQPDFNDFITS, translated from the coding sequence ATGAGCGGTGATAATATGGGTATAGCAGTAGTAGGTAGCATTAATATTGATTTAGTATACAAAGTACCTCATATCGTAAAGCCGGGACAAACGATTCATAGTACAGATGTGGCAGTGTATTTTGGAGGAAAAGGAGCTAATCAAGCTACAACAATAAGCAAGCTCGGTGAAGAAGTGCTAATGATAGGAAATGTCGGGCAAGATGATTATGGTAAGCAAGCGATTCAAAACTTAGAGACTGCTAAAGTAAATACACAATACATTACTCAAAATGGTGTAACAGGCCAAGCTTTAATACAAGTGGCTGCCAGTAGTGAAAATAGCATTGTACTATATGCTGGAGCTAATTACCATTTAACTCCTGAACAAATGACTAAGGATATTTTTAATGATTGTGAAATGATTGTAATGCAGTTAGAAATCCCTCTAGAGGTCATTGAGCATGTTGCGGAAATCGGTCGAAGCTTAGGGAAAAGAATTATTTTGAATCCTGCTCCAGCACAGCAATTAAGTGATAATCTAATTGCAAATATAGATATATTAATACCGAATGAAAATGAACTAGCGACTTTGGCTGATATGGATATAGATAGTTTAGATGCGGTTGAAAAAGCAGTAGAAAAGCTTAAAGCAAGGGGAGCTAAATGTGTGATTGTTACACTAGGTGAAGAAGGCTGCTATTACTGTAGTGACGATGAAAAGGGCTTTGTCCATGCAGATAAAGTGCAAGCCGTTGATACAACGGGAGCTGGTGATTCATTTGTAGGAGCAATCACAGTAGCGCTTCACAGAAAGTATGCTTTAAGAGAGGCTATTGAGTTTGCAACAAAGGTAGCGGCATATGTCGTAACTAGAGAAGGGGCACAGCCGGATTTCAATGATTTTATTACGTCTTAA
- the xylB gene encoding xylulokinase, producing MKEVVIGIDLGTSAVKIIMMNKNGDIVGQTIKAYELIELQDGYVEQNPDDWVKQTIEGLHELLQKDENIKVEGISFSGQMHGLVMLDKRLKPIRNAILWNDTRTTKQCRELEELLGESLYSITKNDALEGFTLPKLLWIKEHEPLNYEQLHVFVLPKDYLRLQLTGSLHMEYSDAAGTLLLNMDTLEWSKEICERIGLSITICPPLIESNALAGFLLPQYREIFRQDKEIPVYAGGADNACGALGAGIVDSSAALISIGTSGVVLTLGTKLSYAGNFIHSFAHVKKDAHYMMGVTLAAGESLRWYRENFAAQQSFDELLDEMKQVPIGSSGLLFTPYLFGERTPYGDSTVRASFIGMKNTHTKAHFTRAVVEGVTFSLKQCFDLVMQHRAEIQHIVCIGGAAKNEHWLQIIADIFGMPIYTLAKEQGPALGAAMLASVGIKWVASYNEAASNYVKKTKVYNPNIENHELYMKYFECYKMVYEQTKILNEMQKRVEFTE from the coding sequence ATGAAAGAGGTAGTAATTGGAATTGATTTAGGTACAAGTGCTGTAAAAATCATCATGATGAATAAGAATGGAGATATTGTTGGGCAAACAATAAAAGCATATGAACTTATAGAATTGCAGGATGGCTATGTAGAGCAAAATCCTGATGATTGGGTAAAGCAGACGATAGAGGGCTTGCATGAGCTTTTACAGAAAGATGAAAACATAAAAGTAGAGGGTATTTCATTTTCAGGTCAAATGCATGGGCTAGTCATGCTTGATAAGCGCTTAAAGCCTATTCGAAATGCGATTTTATGGAATGATACGCGCACGACAAAGCAATGTAGAGAGTTAGAAGAATTGTTAGGAGAAAGCTTATATAGTATTACTAAAAATGACGCACTAGAAGGGTTTACTCTCCCAAAATTATTATGGATTAAAGAGCATGAGCCTCTAAATTATGAACAACTACATGTATTTGTATTACCAAAAGATTACTTGCGCTTACAATTAACTGGGAGCTTACATATGGAATACTCCGATGCAGCAGGGACACTTTTGCTTAATATGGATACACTTGAGTGGAGTAAGGAAATATGTGAGCGTATAGGGCTTTCTATAACGATTTGTCCACCATTAATAGAATCCAATGCCTTAGCAGGATTCTTATTACCACAATATCGAGAAATATTTAGACAGGATAAGGAGATTCCTGTTTATGCAGGAGGTGCAGATAATGCGTGTGGTGCTTTAGGTGCTGGAATTGTAGATTCGTCAGCGGCATTAATTAGTATCGGTACATCAGGTGTTGTGTTAACATTGGGGACTAAATTGAGTTATGCAGGGAATTTTATACACTCGTTTGCACATGTGAAAAAAGATGCGCATTATATGATGGGTGTAACGCTTGCTGCGGGGGAAAGTTTAAGATGGTATCGTGAAAACTTTGCTGCACAGCAAAGTTTCGATGAATTGCTTGATGAAATGAAGCAAGTACCTATAGGGTCTAGTGGTTTATTATTTACACCCTATTTATTTGGTGAGCGTACACCCTATGGAGATTCTACAGTAAGAGCAAGCTTTATCGGAATGAAAAATACGCATACGAAAGCACATTTCACCCGAGCGGTGGTGGAAGGGGTTACTTTTTCATTAAAGCAATGTTTTGATTTAGTCATGCAGCATAGGGCGGAAATCCAGCATATTGTATGTATTGGTGGCGCAGCAAAAAACGAGCATTGGCTACAAATAATAGCTGATATATTTGGTATGCCTATCTATACTTTAGCTAAGGAGCAAGGGCCAGCATTGGGTGCGGCTATGCTAGCCTCAGTGGGGATAAAGTGGGTAGCCTCGTATAATGAGGCGGCTTCTAACTATGTGAAAAAGACAAAAGTGTATAACCCCAATATAGAAAATCATGAATTATATATGAAGTATTTTGAATGCTATAAAATGGTTTATGAACAAACGAAAATATTGAATGAAATGCAGAAGCGTGTGGAATTTACAGAATGA
- a CDS encoding sugar ABC transporter substrate-binding protein, with protein sequence MKKLYSLFMVAVLMVFLVACNSEGSSGEGDKKLALLMADLGNPFFHVLRDAVKEQAESLGYEVIVYDGQNDASKQPSQVEDALQKGVSAIVINPGDEDSTANALKEAIAQGIPVVTVDRKVNIDGILSYLVTDNTKGGELTGEWLANKLPEGGNVVHIEGVMGTAPQRERGGGFLSVIDPAQNSDSKFTILDTVVGDFSMAPAEAAMSDLLAKHDDIDAVFAQNDTMAVGVVRAIETAGRDKDGIIVIGFDGAQEAYDLIEEGKMSVTAVQDFKFIGKEAVNYVDAFLKDGTKPEPEMLVDVYMSDSK encoded by the coding sequence ATGAAAAAATTGTACTCTTTATTCATGGTAGCGGTATTAATGGTCTTTTTAGTAGCGTGTAACAGTGAAGGCTCTTCTGGAGAAGGAGATAAAAAGCTTGCTTTGTTAATGGCTGATTTAGGGAATCCATTTTTCCATGTTTTACGTGATGCCGTAAAAGAACAGGCTGAGTCATTAGGCTATGAAGTAATTGTCTATGATGGTCAAAATGATGCATCGAAGCAACCATCTCAAGTAGAGGATGCTTTACAAAAAGGTGTCTCAGCGATTGTCATTAATCCTGGTGATGAGGACTCTACGGCAAATGCTTTAAAAGAAGCCATTGCACAAGGGATTCCAGTTGTTACAGTTGATCGTAAAGTAAATATAGATGGAATTTTATCGTATTTAGTAACGGATAATACGAAGGGCGGCGAATTAACGGGTGAATGGTTAGCTAATAAACTACCTGAAGGTGGAAATGTAGTGCATATTGAAGGGGTGATGGGAACAGCTCCTCAACGCGAACGTGGCGGTGGTTTTTTAAGCGTTATTGATCCAGCTCAAAACTCAGATAGTAAGTTTACTATTTTAGATACGGTAGTTGGTGATTTTTCAATGGCTCCAGCAGAAGCGGCAATGTCAGATTTATTAGCAAAGCATGATGATATTGATGCGGTATTTGCCCAAAATGATACGATGGCTGTAGGTGTAGTGCGTGCAATTGAAACGGCTGGTCGAGATAAGGATGGCATTATCGTTATCGGGTTTGATGGCGCACAAGAAGCGTATGATTTAATCGAGGAAGGAAAAATGTCTGTAACAGCCGTACAAGACTTTAAATTTATCGGTAAAGAAGCTGTTAATTATGTAGATGCTTTCTTAAAGGATGGAACAAAGCCTGAACCAGAAATGCTAGTAGATGTTTATATGTCAGATTCAAAATAA
- a CDS encoding ABC transporter permease codes for MAKARAIYDKYGTVIVLLLLVIIISVMNPKFLTTYNILNIFRQVSINGLIALGMTFVILTGGIDLSVGAILGLSGMVLGLLILGGTPDVIAIIIVILLGAGLGLFNGFLVAKIKLQAFIVTLATMTMFQGITLIISDGIPAMGVTTNAKFLDFISQGKLLGLPLPMIIFLVAFIVLYILIEKTVYGRGVYAVGGNEEVARLSSISTIKTKTLVYVISGAMAALAGVILTSRLSSAQPTAGAGYELDAIAAVVIGGTSLAGGRGRIFGTLIGVLIIGVLNNGLNIIGVSSFYQQVIKGLVILIAVILDRKSSR; via the coding sequence ATGGCTAAAGCTAGAGCGATTTATGATAAATACGGGACGGTAATTGTTTTACTACTGCTAGTAATAATTATTTCAGTAATGAATCCTAAATTTTTAACTACATATAACATTTTGAATATATTTAGACAAGTTTCAATCAATGGTTTGATTGCATTAGGTATGACCTTTGTTATTTTGACAGGGGGAATTGATTTATCAGTCGGTGCTATTTTAGGTTTATCTGGCATGGTATTAGGTTTATTAATTTTAGGTGGAACACCTGATGTTATAGCGATTATCATTGTTATCCTTTTAGGTGCGGGATTGGGGCTATTCAATGGTTTTCTTGTAGCAAAAATAAAGCTTCAAGCCTTCATTGTTACGTTAGCTACGATGACGATGTTCCAAGGGATTACTCTTATTATTTCAGATGGAATTCCAGCAATGGGTGTAACGACAAATGCAAAATTTTTAGACTTTATTAGTCAAGGAAAGCTTCTAGGGCTACCCTTGCCGATGATTATTTTTCTAGTTGCATTTATCGTTTTATATATTTTAATTGAAAAAACAGTATATGGACGCGGTGTTTATGCAGTTGGGGGGAATGAGGAGGTAGCGAGGCTATCCTCGATTTCCACAATTAAGACAAAAACGCTAGTATATGTGATTAGCGGTGCGATGGCAGCTTTAGCAGGGGTTATTTTAACATCGCGCTTAAGCTCTGCACAACCAACTGCGGGTGCTGGGTATGAATTAGATGCAATTGCAGCTGTTGTAATTGGTGGCACAAGCTTAGCGGGTGGTAGAGGTAGAATTTTTGGAACATTAATTGGGGTACTCATTATTGGTGTGCTAAATAATGGTTTAAATATTATTGGCGTTTCATCATTCTATCAGCAAGTTATAAAGGGGCTAGTTATACTTATTGCGGTTATTTTAGACCGCAAAAGTTCTAGATAA
- a CDS encoding sugar ABC transporter ATP-binding protein, giving the protein MELVMSNIKKSFDEVKVLKHAQIHVRPSEVHALMGENGAGKSTLMKILTGVYTKDEGEIRINGEVAQIHSIKDSEKSKIAFIHQELNVLNEMSIVDNMFLGREITNRWGFVDKKKMEKLATEKLQMLGLEVNPSISIKSISVGKRQLVEIAKALLLDAELIIMDEPTAALTEKEIRLLFQVIRQLKSQGKSFIYISHRMEEIFEICDAITVMRDGTFIGEKKKADTSFDEIVKMMVGYDLSERFPRLEREPGEVLLETKDLTLEGRFENVSFQVRAGEILGFSGLMGAGRTDVMHAIFGSCPAAKGKIYIRGKEEKINSPKTAKSLGIGFITEDRKNEGIILDFSVSENLMLSALKDFTTSNFISDKKRLSEMEKYKKKLNIKMASSNSKIANLSGGNQQKVVIAKWLHTNPSILILDEPTRGVDIGAKKEIYEIINDLKAAGVAIILVSSELPEVLGMCDRIAVMREKRLVKIFERDEANQENIMDFATRG; this is encoded by the coding sequence TTGGAATTAGTCATGTCGAATATTAAAAAATCTTTTGATGAAGTGAAAGTATTAAAACATGCTCAAATTCATGTAAGACCGTCAGAGGTACATGCGCTTATGGGGGAAAATGGGGCTGGAAAATCGACATTAATGAAAATTTTAACAGGTGTCTATACAAAGGATGAAGGAGAAATTCGAATTAATGGCGAGGTGGCTCAAATTCATTCGATTAAAGACAGCGAGAAATCTAAAATTGCCTTTATACATCAAGAATTAAATGTGCTGAATGAAATGAGCATTGTGGACAATATGTTTTTAGGTAGAGAAATTACCAATCGTTGGGGCTTTGTTGATAAGAAAAAAATGGAGAAGCTTGCAACTGAAAAATTGCAAATGCTTGGGTTAGAAGTAAACCCGAGTATAAGTATCAAATCTATCTCTGTCGGCAAACGTCAGTTAGTAGAAATTGCTAAAGCATTATTATTAGATGCAGAGCTGATTATTATGGACGAGCCGACAGCAGCTTTAACAGAGAAAGAAATTCGATTGCTTTTCCAAGTAATCAGACAGCTTAAATCACAAGGGAAGTCCTTTATTTATATATCACATCGCATGGAAGAGATTTTTGAAATATGTGATGCCATCACAGTAATGCGAGATGGCACATTTATAGGGGAAAAAAAGAAAGCGGATACAAGCTTTGATGAAATCGTTAAAATGATGGTCGGCTATGACTTAAGCGAACGTTTCCCACGACTTGAGCGCGAGCCGGGAGAAGTTTTGTTAGAAACAAAAGATTTAACGTTGGAGGGGAGATTTGAAAATGTTAGCTTCCAAGTGCGGGCAGGTGAAATATTAGGTTTTTCTGGGCTAATGGGTGCTGGACGTACAGATGTAATGCACGCCATTTTTGGAAGCTGCCCTGCTGCCAAAGGGAAAATTTATATTAGGGGTAAAGAGGAAAAAATTAATTCACCCAAAACAGCAAAAAGCTTGGGGATAGGCTTTATTACTGAGGATCGAAAAAATGAAGGAATTATATTGGATTTCAGCGTGAGTGAAAATTTAATGTTATCTGCATTAAAGGATTTTACGACATCAAATTTTATTAGCGATAAGAAAAGGTTATCCGAAATGGAGAAGTACAAAAAGAAGCTCAATATAAAAATGGCTTCTTCGAATAGTAAAATTGCTAATTTATCAGGAGGAAATCAACAAAAGGTAGTTATTGCAAAGTGGTTGCATACGAATCCTTCCATTCTTATTTTAGATGAGCCGACACGAGGTGTAGATATTGGTGCTAAAAAGGAGATTTATGAAATTATCAACGATTTAAAAGCCGCTGGTGTTGCCATTATTTTAGTGTCAAGTGAGCTACCCGAGGTTTTAGGTATGTGTGACCGTATTGCTGTAATGAGAGAAAAGAGATTAGTAAAAATTTTTGAACGGGATGAAGCAAATCAAGAAAATATTATGGATTTTGCAACGAGAGGGTGA